From Microbacterium croceum, a single genomic window includes:
- a CDS encoding glycosyltransferase: MLILAFSELRRDPRVKRQLLTLRDSYDITVVGRGDPGIEGVRVLSLPSDDRTPVLQRRIRYAVRKAAFRVRAYELAYWRFPHIRWSWNQLSIESWDIVLANDVDTVPLANRLAPRRGVVVDLHEFAPRQYDNRPEWMKTVAPYYDWLVRRHVTMAAATMTVSEGVAAAYREYGLDPAIVRSAAMFADVSPAPVGDVIRLVHSGGAARSRLLEVMIEAAVRTTSNVTLDFYLVADHDRAYVRELEQLAKGSDRVRINDAVTFEELVPTLSRYDVGLCMIPPTTFNHMWCLPNKFFDFLQARLGIVTGPSPEMARIVEQEGLGVVTEDFSVESLTSTLDALDPAVIDGWKQASDAAAGEYSGEQELTRLVDVLDRLQPGRGAA; encoded by the coding sequence ATGCTCATCCTCGCGTTCTCCGAGCTGCGTCGCGACCCCCGCGTCAAGCGGCAGTTGCTCACGCTGCGTGACAGCTACGACATCACCGTGGTCGGACGGGGAGACCCGGGCATCGAGGGCGTTCGCGTGCTGTCGCTCCCGAGCGACGACCGAACTCCCGTCTTGCAACGGCGGATCCGCTATGCCGTACGGAAGGCGGCTTTCCGAGTAAGAGCCTACGAACTCGCCTACTGGAGGTTCCCGCACATCCGTTGGAGTTGGAATCAGCTCTCGATCGAGAGCTGGGACATCGTGCTCGCGAACGATGTCGACACCGTGCCACTCGCCAACCGACTCGCACCCCGTCGTGGCGTCGTGGTCGATCTGCATGAGTTCGCGCCACGTCAGTATGACAACCGCCCGGAGTGGATGAAGACCGTCGCCCCTTACTACGACTGGTTGGTGCGTCGTCATGTGACCATGGCGGCGGCGACCATGACGGTCAGCGAAGGCGTGGCCGCCGCGTATCGCGAGTACGGGCTCGATCCGGCGATCGTGCGAAGCGCCGCGATGTTCGCGGACGTCTCACCCGCACCGGTCGGTGACGTCATCCGACTCGTGCACAGCGGCGGTGCCGCGCGGTCACGGCTGCTCGAAGTGATGATCGAGGCCGCCGTACGCACGACATCGAACGTGACCTTGGACTTCTACCTCGTCGCTGACCACGATCGCGCCTATGTGAGAGAACTCGAGCAGCTCGCGAAGGGCAGCGATCGCGTCCGCATCAATGATGCCGTGACTTTCGAGGAGCTTGTGCCGACGCTGAGCCGCTACGACGTCGGTCTCTGCATGATCCCTCCGACGACGTTCAATCACATGTGGTGTCTGCCGAACAAGTTCTTCGACTTCCTGCAAGCCAGGCTCGGCATCGTCACTGGGCCATCGCCCGAGATGGCACGGATCGTCGAGCAGGAGGGCCTCGGTGTCGTAACCGAGGATTTCAGCGTGGAATCGCTGACCTCGACCCTCGACGCACTCGACCCTGCAGTGATCGACGGGTGGAAGCAAGCATCCGATGCGGCCGCAGGCGAATATTCCGGAGAGCAGGAGCTCACCCGCTTGGTCGATGTCCTGGACCGGCTCCAGCCGGGGCGCGGCGCCGCATAG
- a CDS encoding ABC transporter permease: protein MSGPVTDTRDLFAAVPRSAFDTPGTSRGLIDVVRWRYLLNLLVRTGVTTRYRNSVLGWTWSYVRPAAQFLVFWVVLGLFMNLDHGIPNYAVYLFSGIVVINLFSEAFKNATTSIVGNAPLVRKVFLPRQLFAVSAVIVAFVHFLPQVGLLLIVCLLLGWIANISILSILAIVAGMLIVMLFALGLGLFFGALNVRFRDAENIVELLLLLATWASPVLYAWTQVQDAVVDRLGWPQWVVELYMLNPITQGVELFHYAFWRPVTESAFALPPDLAWNTLWTFLISVGTLLIGQTVFRRLEGRFAQDL, encoded by the coding sequence ATGAGTGGGCCTGTGACTGATACCCGAGATCTTTTCGCCGCCGTCCCGCGTTCCGCGTTCGACACCCCCGGCACGAGTCGGGGGCTGATCGATGTGGTGCGCTGGCGCTATCTGCTGAACCTCCTGGTGAGGACCGGCGTCACGACGCGGTACCGCAACTCGGTTCTGGGCTGGACCTGGTCCTACGTGCGCCCTGCCGCACAGTTCCTGGTGTTCTGGGTGGTGCTCGGGCTCTTCATGAACCTCGACCACGGCATCCCGAACTACGCCGTATATCTGTTCTCGGGCATCGTCGTCATCAATCTCTTCTCCGAGGCCTTCAAGAACGCGACGACCTCGATAGTCGGCAACGCCCCCCTCGTGCGGAAGGTCTTCCTGCCGCGCCAGCTGTTCGCGGTGTCGGCGGTGATCGTCGCCTTCGTGCACTTCCTGCCACAGGTGGGACTTCTGCTGATCGTCTGCCTTCTGCTGGGGTGGATCGCGAACATCTCGATCCTCTCGATCCTCGCGATCGTCGCCGGCATGCTCATCGTCATGCTGTTCGCGCTCGGGCTGGGGTTGTTCTTCGGCGCTCTCAACGTGCGGTTCCGGGATGCAGAGAACATCGTGGAGCTCTTGCTCCTGCTCGCCACCTGGGCCTCGCCCGTGCTCTATGCGTGGACGCAGGTGCAGGACGCCGTGGTCGACAGGCTCGGCTGGCCGCAGTGGGTGGTCGAGCTCTACATGCTCAACCCGATCACGCAGGGGGTGGAGCTGTTCCATTACGCCTTCTGGCGTCCGGTGACCGAGTCGGCCTTCGCGCTGCCGCCCGACCTCGCGTGGAACACACTCTGGACGTTCCTGATCTCCGTCGGGACCCTGTTGATCGGGCAGACCGTTTTCCGGCGTCTCGAAGGAAGGTTCGCACAAGACCTATGA
- a CDS encoding ABC transporter ATP-binding protein encodes MSEQMAIKPSIIIDDVRKRFTLNHAFSLKDTVVAWIKRRKLTSEFEALKGVDLTIGEGESVAILGFNGSGKSTLLKLISGVMEPDDGQVLTRGRVAGLIEVGAGFHPELSGRENVFLNAAILGMKKHEIEARYDEIIAFSEIEEFIDQEVKHYSSGMFMRLAFSVAIHVELDVLLVDEILSVGDAPFREKCRLKFEELIAEGKTLVVVSHDMEMVRELCTRGVVINKGEVVYDGEVEGAIALVDA; translated from the coding sequence ATGAGCGAACAGATGGCCATCAAGCCCAGCATCATCATCGATGACGTCCGCAAGCGCTTCACCCTCAACCACGCGTTTTCGCTCAAGGACACCGTGGTGGCGTGGATCAAGCGACGCAAGCTCACCAGCGAGTTCGAAGCGCTCAAGGGCGTGGACCTCACGATCGGGGAAGGGGAGTCGGTCGCGATCCTCGGCTTCAACGGATCCGGGAAGTCCACGCTGCTCAAGCTCATCTCGGGCGTCATGGAGCCGGATGACGGTCAAGTGCTCACGCGCGGTCGTGTGGCCGGTCTCATCGAGGTCGGAGCCGGATTCCATCCGGAACTGTCCGGGCGCGAGAACGTCTTCCTCAATGCGGCGATCCTCGGCATGAAGAAGCACGAGATCGAAGCGCGCTACGACGAGATCATCGCGTTCAGTGAGATCGAGGAGTTCATCGACCAGGAGGTCAAGCACTACTCCTCCGGAATGTTCATGCGGCTCGCCTTCTCGGTCGCGATCCACGTCGAACTCGACGTGCTTCTCGTGGATGAGATCCTCTCCGTGGGTGACGCGCCGTTCCGCGAGAAGTGCCGCCTGAAGTTCGAGGAGCTCATCGCGGAGGGCAAGACGCTCGTCGTGGTCAGCCATGACATGGAGATGGTCCGAGAGCTCTGCACGCGCGGCGTCGTCATCAACAAGGGTGAAGTGGTCTACGACGGCGAGGTCGAGGGGGCGATCGCCCTGGTGGACGCGTGA
- a CDS encoding DUF6541 family protein, producing the protein MIVDWLTQTPVLLVAAIVIIAPGAAALYLVGMRGLALLATAPLFSTLATAVIALVLGLVGVPWSPLSWGIAMLLVIVVAALLGRAIGGRIEGRDGGAPRWLIPSALAIGILIGLWRLAAYITDPAGISQTNDAVFHMNAVRFILETADASSLHVNAVIGGSSFYPAAWHALTSLVVAITGTSIPIAANMVTLVIGALIWPLGIAWLTRVVTASGTIAAYAAVLSGALQTFPLLMFQWGVLFPNALSTAMIPAAIAVVISLPAWTGERTRWRVIARACLLILMVAGALALSQPAALLPWAAIVLVWGTAKVLREKPIASRAGRWALVGASWALLAVIWVALARGTSGSHWPPFRGKLEVFLDVLFNGQLRIPFAIGVSILMLAGIVFAWRNGRTRWFVFAWVGISALYVLVAAIGAPLVRVNILGAWYADPYRIAALAPIVVIPLAAIGVNGIVVSLARLRGRSIDVRRSSVPSGGVGMIALTVFMIVLVLVRPVAMPAFLEGTYDRESRYLSDDDTYLSPDERELLESLDDLVEPGARVISNPSTGAGFGYMLSGVDVYPRTWSSPRTDEWQVLANGLRDAGTDSAVCDALHAYSDPEYVLDFGPGESAPGRYKMPGMTDFDGQPGFEEVAAVGDVSLWRITACAR; encoded by the coding sequence GTGATCGTGGACTGGTTGACGCAGACGCCGGTGCTGCTCGTCGCCGCGATCGTCATCATCGCCCCCGGTGCGGCTGCTCTGTATCTCGTCGGCATGCGCGGTCTGGCACTGCTGGCGACGGCGCCCTTGTTCAGCACCCTGGCGACGGCGGTGATCGCCCTGGTCCTCGGTCTCGTCGGAGTGCCGTGGTCGCCGCTCAGCTGGGGTATCGCGATGCTCCTCGTTATCGTGGTGGCTGCCCTGCTGGGGCGGGCGATCGGCGGCAGGATCGAGGGGCGCGACGGCGGCGCACCACGATGGCTGATTCCCTCCGCGCTCGCGATCGGCATCCTGATCGGGCTCTGGCGTCTCGCCGCCTACATCACGGATCCTGCGGGTATCTCCCAGACCAACGATGCCGTCTTCCACATGAACGCCGTGCGCTTCATCCTGGAGACGGCGGACGCGTCATCGCTGCACGTCAACGCCGTGATCGGCGGAAGCTCGTTCTACCCCGCCGCGTGGCATGCGCTCACCTCGCTCGTCGTCGCCATCACAGGAACCAGCATCCCGATCGCTGCGAATATGGTGACGCTGGTGATCGGCGCGCTCATCTGGCCGCTCGGTATCGCCTGGCTCACTCGCGTCGTGACCGCTTCCGGCACGATCGCGGCTTACGCGGCGGTGCTCTCGGGTGCGCTGCAGACGTTCCCGCTGCTGATGTTCCAGTGGGGGGTCCTGTTCCCCAACGCCCTGTCGACCGCGATGATCCCGGCGGCCATCGCCGTCGTCATCTCGCTGCCGGCGTGGACCGGCGAGCGTACGCGCTGGCGCGTGATCGCCCGGGCCTGCCTGCTCATCCTCATGGTGGCAGGTGCGCTCGCCCTCTCCCAGCCAGCCGCCCTCCTGCCCTGGGCGGCGATCGTGCTCGTCTGGGGCACTGCGAAGGTGCTGCGAGAGAAGCCGATCGCCTCACGCGCCGGGCGGTGGGCACTCGTCGGGGCCTCCTGGGCGTTGCTCGCGGTGATCTGGGTCGCCCTGGCCCGCGGCACGAGTGGATCCCACTGGCCGCCGTTCCGGGGGAAGCTCGAGGTGTTCCTCGATGTCCTCTTCAACGGTCAGCTGCGTATCCCGTTCGCGATCGGGGTGAGCATCCTCATGCTCGCCGGCATCGTCTTCGCGTGGCGGAACGGACGAACCCGGTGGTTCGTCTTCGCGTGGGTCGGCATCTCCGCGCTGTACGTGCTCGTGGCCGCGATCGGTGCGCCCCTCGTGCGGGTCAACATCCTCGGGGCCTGGTACGCCGATCCGTATCGGATCGCCGCGCTCGCACCCATCGTCGTGATCCCGCTCGCCGCGATCGGCGTGAACGGCATCGTCGTATCGCTCGCACGGTTGCGTGGCCGCTCGATCGATGTCCGGCGCTCTTCCGTGCCCTCCGGGGGAGTCGGGATGATCGCCCTGACGGTCTTCATGATCGTGCTGGTGCTCGTGCGTCCTGTCGCCATGCCGGCGTTCCTCGAGGGGACGTACGATCGCGAGTCCCGCTACCTCTCGGATGACGACACCTACCTCTCGCCGGATGAGCGCGAGCTGCTGGAGTCCCTGGACGACCTCGTCGAGCCCGGCGCGCGGGTCATCAGCAATCCGTCGACGGGGGCCGGATTCGGTTACATGCTCAGCGGTGTGGACGTCTACCCTCGCACCTGGTCTTCCCCGAGGACCGACGAGTGGCAGGTGCTCGCCAACGGTCTGCGAGACGCGGGCACCGACAGTGCGGTCTGCGATGCCCTGCACGCGTACTCCGATCCCGAATACGTCCTCGACTTCGGACCGGGCGAATCCGCCCCCGGTCGGTACAAGATGCCGGGCATGACCGACTTCGACGGTCAGCCCGGTTTCGAGGAGGTCGCCGCGGTCGGCGACGTGTCACTCTGGCGGATCACAGCGTGCGCGCGGTGA